A portion of the Camelus ferus isolate YT-003-E chromosome 16, BCGSAC_Cfer_1.0, whole genome shotgun sequence genome contains these proteins:
- the GJD3 gene encoding gap junction delta-3 protein, giving the protein MGEWAFLGSLLDAVQLQSPLVGRLWLVVMLIFRILVLATVGGAVFEDEQEEFVCNTLQPGCRQTCYDRAFPVSHYRFWLFHILLLSAPPVLFVIYSMHRASKEPGDADAGAGAPGTPGRPGGRRARRCYLLSVALRLLAELAFLGGQALFYGFRVAPHFACAGPPCPHTVDCFVSRPTEKTVFVVFYFAVGLLSALLSVAELGHLLWKGRPRAGRCSQTAERDNRCNRAHEEAQQLLPPPPPPPPPPPALPARRPGPDPYAPPAYAHRAPAGDSEGGSGRSKASLATVRQDLAI; this is encoded by the coding sequence ATGGGGGAGTGGGCGTTCCTCGGCTCCCTGCTGGACGCCGTGCAGCTGCAGTCGCCGCTCGTGGGCCGCCTGTGGCTGGTGGTCATGCTGATCTTTCGAATCCTGGTGCTGGCCACGGTGGGCGGCGCCGTGTTCGAGGACGAGCAGGAGGAGTTCGTGTGTAACACGTTGCAGCCGGGCTGTCGCCAGACCTGCTACGATCGCGCCTTCCCCGTCTCTCACTACCGCTTCTGGCTCTTCCACATCCTGCTGCTCTCGGCGCCGCCGGTGCTCTTCGTCATCTACTCCATGCACCGGGCCAGCAAGGAGCCGGGCGACGCGGACGCCGGGGCGGGGGCGCCGGGGACCCCGGGGCGCCCCGGGGGTCGCCGCGCGCGCCGGTGCTACCTGCTGAGCGTGGCGCTGCGCCTGCTGGCCGAGCTGGCCTTCCTGGGCGGCCAGGCGCTGTTCTACGGCTTCCGCGTGGCCCCGCACTTCGCGTGCGCCGGCCCGCCGTGCCCGCACACGGTGGACTGCTTCGTGAGTCGGCCCACCGAGAAGACCGTCTTCGTGGTCTTTTACTTCGCCGTGGGGTTGCTCTCGGCGCTGCTCAGCGTGGCCGAGCTGGGCCACCTGCTCTGGAAGGGCCGCCCGCGCGCCGGCCGCTGCAGCCAGACGGCCGAGCGCGACAACCGCTGCAATCGCGCGCACGAGGAGGCGCAGCAGctgctcccgccgccgccgccgccgccgccgccgccgcccgccctgCCTGCCCGGCGCCCTGGCCCCGACCCCTACGCCCCGCCCGCCTACGCGCACCGGGCGCCAGCCGGAGACAGCGAGGGCGGCAGCGGCCGCAGCAAGGCGTCGCTGGCCACCGTCCGCCAGGATCTGGCCATCTAG